In a single window of the Bradyrhizobium sp. ORS 285 genome:
- a CDS encoding DNA translocase FtsK gives MRMPAIERVIPLVNHLPTSLREALVRRLRELAGLGLIALCGVAAAALMTWSVQDPSLSHATSRAIRNILGYPGAISADLLMQILGLGSIMAILPLAIRGWRMMTHRPFDREALRFGAWVLAAVIAAGFASCWPRSHAWPLPTGLGGVVGDALVRAPAVVFGPPGVIYRMVLGSLLLVAMIGCLLVAGGLGAKEADPSLLDEEEDDTPLADPEDDDDRKAIRLGWIFHAIMSAKAQIGWFLATAYRALVSSGPQPRTAAAGRQEPSLARGQKKPTLAPEMEEDESEEEEAGDEEDEEEEEPAPRARKKPAPKTPPKKSSDKYDLPSVSMLAAPKSSDRQPLSKSELEANSRALEGVLQDFGVRGEIVKAHPGPVVTLYELEPAPGIKSSRVIGLADDIARSMSALSARVAVVPGRNAIGIELPNVHREKVYLRELLVAKEATESVAKLPLCLGKNIGGESIIIDLARTPHMLIAGTTGSGKSVAINTMILSLVYRLRPDQCRLIMVDPKMLELSVYDGIPHLLTPVVTDPKKAVVALKWAVREMEERYKKMAKLGVRNIDGYNARVAEARAKGEELTRTVHTGFDKETGKAIYEEEKLDLDPLPYIVIIVDEMADLMMVAGKDIEGTVQRLAQMARAAGLHVILATQRPSVDVITGTIKANFPTRISFQVTSKIDSRTILGEMGAEQLLGQGDMLYMAGGGRISRVHGPFCSDEEVEKVVRHLKAQGSPEYLEAVTAEEPSEEDGAVFDATGMGGGGGDDLFAQAVAVVKRDRKASTSYIQRRLQIGYNKAASLMERMEQEGIVGQANHAGKREILVPEEEGGF, from the coding sequence ATGCGGATGCCGGCGATCGAACGAGTCATTCCCCTGGTCAACCACCTGCCGACCTCGCTGCGCGAGGCGCTGGTGCGGCGGCTGCGCGAGCTCGCGGGCCTCGGCCTGATCGCGCTGTGCGGGGTGGCCGCCGCGGCGCTGATGACCTGGTCGGTGCAGGACCCCAGCCTCAGCCACGCCACCTCGCGCGCGATCCGCAACATTCTCGGCTATCCCGGCGCGATCAGCGCCGACCTCTTGATGCAGATCCTCGGGCTCGGCTCGATCATGGCGATCCTGCCGCTCGCGATCCGCGGCTGGCGGATGATGACGCACCGGCCGTTCGACCGCGAGGCGCTGCGCTTCGGCGCCTGGGTGCTCGCCGCCGTCATCGCCGCGGGCTTCGCCAGCTGCTGGCCGCGCTCGCATGCCTGGCCGCTGCCGACCGGCTTGGGCGGCGTCGTCGGCGATGCGCTGGTGCGCGCGCCGGCCGTGGTGTTCGGACCGCCCGGCGTGATCTATCGGATGGTGCTCGGCAGCCTGCTGCTGGTCGCGATGATCGGCTGCCTGCTGGTCGCCGGCGGCCTGGGCGCGAAGGAAGCCGATCCGAGCCTGCTCGACGAGGAAGAGGACGACACGCCGCTCGCCGATCCCGAGGATGACGACGACCGCAAGGCCATCCGGCTCGGCTGGATCTTCCACGCCATCATGAGCGCGAAAGCGCAAATCGGCTGGTTCCTCGCGACGGCCTATCGCGCGCTGGTCTCCTCCGGCCCGCAGCCGCGCACGGCCGCCGCCGGCCGGCAGGAGCCGAGCCTCGCCCGCGGCCAGAAGAAGCCGACGCTCGCGCCCGAGATGGAGGAGGACGAAAGCGAGGAGGAAGAGGCCGGAGACGAGGAGGACGAAGAGGAGGAGGAACCGGCACCGAGGGCGCGCAAGAAGCCGGCGCCAAAGACTCCGCCGAAGAAGTCCAGCGACAAATACGATTTGCCGTCGGTCTCGATGTTGGCGGCGCCGAAATCATCCGATCGCCAGCCGCTGTCGAAGAGCGAGCTGGAGGCCAATTCGCGCGCGCTGGAAGGCGTGCTGCAGGATTTCGGCGTGCGCGGCGAGATCGTGAAGGCGCATCCCGGCCCCGTCGTCACGCTGTACGAGCTGGAGCCGGCACCTGGCATCAAGTCGTCGCGCGTCATTGGTCTGGCCGACGACATCGCCCGCTCGATGAGCGCGCTGTCGGCGCGCGTCGCCGTCGTGCCCGGCCGCAACGCGATCGGCATCGAGCTGCCGAACGTGCATCGCGAGAAGGTTTACCTGCGCGAGCTGCTGGTCGCCAAGGAGGCGACCGAGAGCGTCGCCAAGCTGCCGCTGTGCCTTGGCAAGAACATCGGTGGCGAGTCCATCATCATCGATCTCGCCCGCACCCCGCACATGCTGATCGCCGGTACCACCGGCTCGGGCAAGTCGGTCGCGATCAACACCATGATCCTGAGCCTGGTCTACCGCCTCCGGCCCGACCAGTGCCGGCTGATCATGGTCGACCCGAAGATGCTCGAACTCTCCGTCTATGACGGCATTCCCCATCTGCTCACACCCGTCGTGACCGACCCGAAGAAGGCCGTGGTCGCGTTGAAATGGGCCGTGCGCGAGATGGAGGAGCGCTACAAGAAGATGGCCAAGCTCGGCGTGCGCAACATCGACGGCTACAACGCCCGCGTGGCCGAAGCCCGCGCCAAGGGCGAGGAGCTGACGCGCACGGTCCACACCGGCTTCGACAAGGAGACCGGCAAGGCGATCTACGAGGAGGAGAAGCTCGACCTCGATCCCCTGCCCTACATCGTCATCATCGTCGACGAGATGGCCGACCTGATGATGGTCGCCGGCAAGGACATCGAAGGCACGGTGCAGCGCCTCGCCCAGATGGCGCGCGCCGCCGGCCTGCACGTCATCCTGGCGACGCAGCGTCCGTCGGTCGACGTCATCACCGGCACCATCAAGGCCAACTTCCCGACCCGCATCTCCTTCCAGGTGACCTCGAAGATCGACAGCCGCACCATCCTCGGCGAGATGGGCGCCGAGCAGCTGCTCGGCCAGGGCGACATGCTCTACATGGCCGGCGGCGGCCGCATCAGCCGCGTGCACGGCCCGTTCTGCTCCGACGAGGAGGTCGAGAAGGTGGTGCGCCATCTCAAGGCCCAGGGCTCGCCGGAATATCTCGAAGCTGTCACCGCCGAGGAGCCGAGCGAGGAGGACGGCGCCGTGTTCGACGCCACCGGCATGGGTGGCGGCGGCGGCGACGACCTGTTCGCGCAGGCGGTTGCCGTGGTCAAACGCGACCGCAAGGCCTCCACCAGCTACATTCAACGCCGGCTGCAGATCGGCTATAACAAGGCCGCTTCGCTGATGGAGCGGATGGAACAGGAAGGCATCGTCGGCCAGGCCAACCACGCCGGCAAGCGCGAGATCCTGGTGCCCGAGGAAGAGGGCGGGTTCTGA
- a CDS encoding aminotransferase class I/II-fold pyridoxal phosphate-dependent enzyme, producing MAMTASSPAPAGASHSESERSPFARLNELLAPYQPGKPMITLAVGEPQHPVPDFVGPVLAQHIADFGRYPAAKGIEPFRKAASAWLSRRFALPRAIDAEHEILVLNGSREGLFFAAHAALRHVGPRRGKPAILMPNPFYPVYGVGARTAGCDSIYLPTTRDNGFLPDLDAIDEATLARTVAFYLATPANPQGSVASVDYMRKLVRLANAYGFLIFSDECYSEIYTREAPGSMLEHAGPDYSNVVAFQSLSKRSNVPGMRIGFAAGDRKFLAAFHELRNVAAPQVPVPLQHVAVAAYADEAHVEENRRLYRAKFDLADQIIGNRYGYTRPEGGFCVWLDVTERGSDEEVALRLYRDAGVRVVPGSYLARPQPDGFNPGAGYIRLALVADAASTGEALHRLVETLG from the coding sequence ATGGCAATGACCGCTTCATCCCCCGCGCCCGCTGGCGCCAGCCATTCGGAGAGCGAACGCTCGCCGTTTGCGCGGCTGAACGAACTGCTCGCCCCCTACCAGCCGGGCAAGCCGATGATCACGCTCGCCGTCGGCGAGCCACAGCATCCGGTGCCGGATTTCGTCGGGCCGGTGCTGGCGCAGCACATCGCCGATTTCGGCCGCTACCCCGCCGCCAAGGGCATCGAGCCGTTCCGGAAGGCGGCGAGTGCCTGGCTGTCGCGCCGATTCGCGTTGCCGCGCGCCATCGATGCCGAGCACGAGATTCTGGTGCTGAACGGCAGCCGCGAGGGGCTGTTCTTCGCCGCCCACGCCGCGCTCCGTCACGTCGGCCCGCGCCGCGGCAAGCCTGCGATCCTGATGCCGAACCCGTTCTATCCGGTGTATGGCGTCGGCGCCCGCACGGCGGGCTGCGACTCCATCTATCTGCCGACGACGCGGGACAACGGCTTCCTGCCCGATCTCGATGCGATCGACGAGGCCACCTTGGCGCGCACCGTCGCGTTCTACCTCGCGACGCCGGCGAATCCGCAGGGCTCGGTGGCATCAGTGGACTACATGCGCAAGCTGGTCCGGCTCGCCAATGCCTACGGCTTCCTGATCTTCAGCGACGAATGCTATTCGGAGATCTACACCCGTGAGGCGCCGGGCAGCATGCTGGAGCATGCCGGACCCGACTACAGCAACGTCGTTGCGTTCCAGTCGCTGTCGAAGCGCTCCAACGTGCCGGGCATGCGGATCGGCTTTGCTGCCGGCGACCGCAAGTTTCTCGCGGCTTTCCATGAGCTGCGCAATGTCGCCGCGCCCCAGGTGCCGGTGCCGCTGCAGCACGTCGCGGTCGCGGCCTATGCCGACGAGGCGCATGTCGAGGAGAACCGCCGGCTGTACCGCGCCAAGTTCGATCTCGCCGACCAGATCATCGGCAACCGCTACGGCTACACGCGACCCGAGGGCGGCTTCTGCGTCTGGCTCGACGTCACTGAGCGCGGCAGCGACGAGGAGGTCGCGCTGCGGCTGTATCGCGACGCCGGCGTGCGCGTGGTGCCCGGCAGCTACCTCGCGCGGCCGCAGCCCGACGGCTTCAATCCGGGTGCCGGCTATATCAGGCTGGCGCTAGTGGCCGATGCCGCCTCGACGGGCGAGGCGCTGCACCGGCTGGTCGAGACACTCGGATAA
- the bamA gene encoding outer membrane protein assembly factor BamA, with product MMRLRLPGVLALMLLAMPVSSLPRMAVAAPAAAASSITIEGNRRIEADTIRSYFKPGPSGALDAGQIDDGLKALIETGLFADVKIDRQGGRLVVRVVENPVIGRVAFEGNKKVKDEQLLGEVQSKPRGTLSRPMVQSDAQRIAEIYRRSGRYDVRVTPEIIEQPNNRVDLIFTITEGVKTGVKSVEFVGNTAYSAARLRDIIKTRATNWLSFLGNNDVYDPDRVEADRDLIRRFYLKNGYADVQVVAALSEYDPEQKGFLVTFQIEEGQQYRVGSVDFQSTVASLDPNSLRGYSRVNVGALYNVEQLEKSVEEMQIEASRRGFAFAVVRPRGDRNMEAHTVAIVFSVDEGPRTYIERITIRGNTRTRDYVIRREFDLSEGDAYNRALVDRAERRLKNLDFFKEVKITTEPGSSSDRVILVVTLEEKSTGDFSISGGYSTTDGALAEVSISERNFLGRGLFAKASVTYGQYTRGVSLSFVEPYLLDYRIALGLDVSYRQQLANSYTSYGTRTIGFSPRLGFQLREDLSLQLRYSLYRQEITLPSYLANCNNNSANGLLAFNPTPTYIQSVLGGVDPTNSTTSGVYGYGCYGDGESSLAVRKELNDGAALTSALGYTLSYNTLDNTKNPTDGLLIDWRQDFAGVGGNVSYLKSAMDAKYFTPLVADIVSVIHLQGGVLNKVGDKDLRMLDHYQMGPALVRGFASNGIGPRDITYRNFGVTGDALGGTKYWGASAELQMPFWFLPKEVGLKGSVYADAGSLWGYQGPTSWAATGEVNSAACKCAMQYDDSKVVRSSVGVGLIWASPFGPLRFDYAVPLSKGKYDVVQEFKFGGGTSF from the coding sequence ATGATGCGTCTGAGACTGCCGGGCGTGCTTGCCCTGATGCTGCTGGCCATGCCCGTTTCGTCGCTGCCCCGCATGGCGGTGGCGGCGCCCGCCGCGGCTGCGAGTTCGATCACCATCGAGGGCAACCGGCGCATCGAAGCCGACACCATCCGCTCCTATTTCAAGCCGGGCCCGTCCGGTGCGCTCGATGCCGGCCAGATCGACGACGGCCTGAAGGCGCTGATCGAGACCGGCCTGTTCGCCGACGTGAAGATCGACCGCCAGGGCGGCCGGCTGGTCGTTCGCGTGGTCGAGAACCCCGTGATCGGCCGCGTCGCCTTCGAAGGCAACAAGAAGGTCAAGGACGAGCAGCTCCTGGGCGAGGTGCAGTCGAAGCCGCGCGGCACGCTGTCGCGCCCGATGGTGCAGTCCGACGCGCAGCGCATCGCCGAGATCTACCGCCGCTCCGGCCGCTATGACGTGCGCGTCACGCCGGAGATCATCGAGCAGCCCAACAACCGCGTCGACCTCATCTTCACCATCACCGAGGGCGTCAAGACCGGCGTGAAGTCGGTCGAGTTCGTCGGCAACACCGCCTACTCCGCCGCGCGCCTGCGCGACATCATCAAGACCCGCGCGACCAATTGGCTGAGCTTCCTCGGCAACAACGACGTCTACGATCCCGATCGCGTCGAGGCCGACCGCGACCTGATCCGCCGCTTCTACCTGAAGAACGGCTATGCCGATGTCCAAGTCGTCGCCGCGCTCAGCGAATATGATCCAGAGCAGAAGGGCTTCCTGGTCACCTTCCAGATCGAGGAGGGCCAGCAATACCGCGTCGGCTCGGTCGACTTCCAGTCGACGGTCGCCTCGCTCGACCCCAACAGCCTGCGCGGCTATTCGCGAGTCAATGTCGGCGCGCTCTACAATGTCGAGCAGCTCGAGAAGTCGGTGGAGGAGATGCAGATCGAGGCCTCGCGCCGCGGCTTCGCCTTCGCGGTTGTGCGTCCACGCGGCGACCGCAACATGGAGGCACACACCGTCGCCATCGTGTTCTCCGTGGACGAGGGGCCGCGCACCTATATCGAGCGCATCACGATCCGCGGCAACACCAGGACCCGCGACTACGTGATCCGGCGCGAGTTCGACCTCTCCGAGGGCGACGCCTATAACCGCGCCCTCGTCGACCGCGCCGAGCGCCGGCTGAAGAACCTCGACTTCTTCAAGGAGGTGAAGATCACGACCGAGCCGGGCTCGTCGAGCGACCGCGTGATCCTCGTGGTCACGCTCGAGGAAAAGTCGACCGGCGACTTCTCGATCTCCGGCGGCTATTCGACCACCGACGGCGCGCTCGCCGAGGTGTCGATCTCCGAGCGCAACTTCCTCGGCCGCGGCCTGTTCGCCAAGGCCTCGGTCACCTATGGACAGTACACCCGCGGCGTGTCGCTGTCCTTCGTCGAGCCCTATCTGCTGGATTACCGGATCGCACTCGGCCTCGACGTCTCCTACCGCCAGCAGCTCGCCAACTCCTATACGAGCTATGGCACCCGGACCATCGGCTTCAGCCCGCGGCTGGGATTCCAGTTGCGCGAGGACCTGTCGCTGCAGCTGCGCTACTCGCTGTACCGGCAGGAGATCACGCTGCCGTCCTATCTCGCGAACTGCAACAACAACTCGGCCAATGGCCTGCTCGCCTTCAATCCGACGCCGACCTATATCCAGAGCGTGCTCGGCGGCGTCGACCCGACCAATTCGACCACCTCAGGCGTGTACGGCTATGGCTGCTATGGCGACGGCGAATCCAGCCTCGCGGTGCGCAAGGAGCTGAACGACGGCGCGGCGCTGACCTCGGCGCTCGGCTATACCTTGAGCTACAACACGCTGGACAACACCAAGAACCCGACCGACGGCCTGCTGATCGACTGGCGCCAGGATTTCGCCGGCGTCGGCGGCAATGTCAGCTATCTGAAGTCGGCGATGGACGCGAAATACTTCACGCCGCTGGTCGCCGACATCGTCAGCGTCATTCATCTGCAGGGCGGCGTCCTCAACAAGGTCGGTGACAAAGACCTGCGCATGCTCGACCATTACCAGATGGGCCCGGCGCTGGTCCGCGGCTTCGCCTCCAACGGCATCGGCCCGCGCGACATCACCTATCGCAACTTCGGCGTCACCGGCGATGCGCTCGGCGGTACCAAATATTGGGGCGCCTCGGCCGAGCTGCAGATGCCGTTCTGGTTCCTTCCCAAGGAAGTCGGCCTGAAGGGCTCGGTCTACGCCGATGCCGGCTCGCTGTGGGGCTACCAGGGCCCGACCTCCTGGGCCGCCACCGGCGAGGTCAACTCCGCCGCCTGCAAATGCGCCATGCAGTACGACGACAGCAAGGTCGTCCGCTCCTCCGTCGGCGTCGGCCTGATCTGGGCTTCCCCCTTCGGTCCCCTGCGCTTCGACTACGCCGTGCCGCTGTCCAAGGGCAAATACGACGTCGTGCAGGAGTTCAAGTTCGGCGGCGGTACGTCGTTCTGA
- a CDS encoding SDR family oxidoreductase, whose amino-acid sequence MTKGKRIAWITGGGTGIGEAGALALAAEGWTVVVSGRRKAALDAVVAKVAAGGGAAEAVVLDVAKATDVQAAADAILMRHGRIDLLVNSAGVNVPRRRWDDMTLEGWNQLVEINLNGVLYCMKAVLPAMRTQKDGIIINVSSWAGRHVSKMPGPAYTSTKHAVLALTHSFNMEECVNGLRACCLMPGEVATPILEQRPVVPSAAEQARMLQPEDLGRTIAFVASLPPRVCVNEILISPTWNRGFIQTPANRE is encoded by the coding sequence ATGACCAAGGGGAAGCGGATCGCATGGATCACGGGGGGCGGCACGGGCATCGGCGAGGCCGGCGCGCTGGCGCTCGCCGCCGAGGGCTGGACCGTCGTGGTGTCGGGCCGGCGCAAGGCGGCGCTCGATGCCGTAGTGGCCAAGGTCGCGGCCGGTGGCGGCGCCGCCGAGGCCGTCGTGCTCGATGTCGCCAAGGCGACCGACGTGCAGGCCGCGGCCGACGCCATCCTGATGCGCCACGGCCGCATCGATCTCCTGGTCAACTCGGCCGGCGTGAACGTGCCGCGGCGGCGCTGGGACGACATGACGCTGGAGGGCTGGAACCAGCTGGTGGAGATCAATCTCAACGGCGTGCTGTATTGCATGAAAGCGGTGCTGCCGGCGATGCGCACGCAAAAGGACGGCATCATCATCAACGTTTCGTCCTGGGCCGGCCGCCACGTCTCGAAGATGCCCGGGCCGGCCTACACCTCGACCAAGCACGCCGTGCTGGCGCTCACCCACTCCTTCAACATGGAGGAATGTGTCAACGGCCTGCGCGCGTGCTGCCTGATGCCGGGCGAGGTCGCCACGCCGATCCTGGAGCAGCGGCCGGTGGTGCCGAGCGCCGCGGAGCAGGCCCGGATGCTGCAGCCGGAGGATCTTGGCCGGACCATTGCGTTCGTGGCGAGCCTGCCGCCGCGGGTGTGCGTGAACGAGATCCTGATCAGCCCGACATGGAATCGGGGATTCATCCAGACGCCGGCGAACAGGGAGTGA
- a CDS encoding malonyl-CoA synthase gives MNHAANANLFARLFDGLDEPSRLAIETHDGQRITYGDLVARAGQMANVLVARGVKPGDRVAAQTEKSVSGLVLYLATVRAGGVYLPLNTAYTLNELDYFIGDAEPTVVVCDPTKAEGIGALAAKVGAKVETLDASGKGSLTDAADKAETAFTTVPRTSDDLAAILYTSGTTGRSKGAMLSHDNLASNSLTLIDYWRFTKDDVLIHALPIYHTHGLFVASNVTLFARASMIFLPKLDPDLIINLMARATVLMGVPTFYTRLLQNPRLSKETTSHMRLFISGSAPLLADTHREWFARTGHAVLERYGMTETNMNTSNPYEGERVPGAVGFPLPGVSVRVTDPETAKELARDEIGMIEVKGPNVFKGYWRMPEKTKSEFRDDGFFITGDLGKIDTQGYVHIVGRGKDLVISGGFNVYPKEIESEIDAMPGVVESAVIGVPHADFGEGVTAVVVKHPGADVNEAGVLKGLDGRLAKFKMPKRVFVVEELPRNTMGKVQKNVLRDQYKDIYTK, from the coding sequence ATGAACCACGCCGCCAACGCCAATCTGTTCGCCCGCCTGTTCGACGGTCTCGACGAGCCCAGCCGTCTCGCGATCGAGACCCATGACGGCCAGCGCATCACCTATGGCGACCTCGTCGCGCGCGCTGGCCAGATGGCGAATGTGCTGGTCGCGCGTGGCGTGAAGCCGGGCGATCGCGTCGCGGCGCAGACCGAGAAGTCGGTGTCCGGTCTCGTGCTCTATCTCGCCACCGTGCGCGCCGGCGGCGTGTATCTGCCGCTCAACACCGCCTACACGCTCAATGAGCTCGATTATTTCATCGGCGATGCCGAGCCGACCGTGGTGGTCTGCGATCCCACGAAGGCCGAAGGCATCGGCGCGCTCGCCGCCAAGGTCGGCGCGAAGGTCGAGACGCTCGATGCCTCAGGCAAGGGATCTTTGACCGACGCGGCCGACAAGGCGGAGACCGCGTTCACCACTGTGCCGCGCACATCGGACGATCTCGCCGCGATTCTCTACACGTCGGGCACCACCGGCCGCTCAAAGGGCGCGATGCTGTCTCACGACAATCTCGCCTCGAACTCGCTGACCCTGATCGACTACTGGCGCTTCACCAAGGACGATGTGTTGATCCACGCGCTGCCAATCTATCATACGCATGGTTTGTTCGTGGCCAGCAACGTTACGCTGTTCGCCCGGGCGTCGATGATCTTCCTGCCGAAGCTCGATCCGGACCTGATCATCAATTTGATGGCGCGCGCCACGGTGCTGATGGGCGTGCCGACCTTCTACACGCGGCTGTTGCAGAACCCGCGGCTGAGCAAAGAGACCACCAGCCACATGCGTCTCTTCATCTCCGGCTCGGCGCCGCTGCTCGCCGATACCCATCGCGAATGGTTCGCGCGCACCGGCCACGCGGTGCTCGAGCGCTACGGCATGACCGAGACCAACATGAACACGTCGAACCCGTATGAAGGCGAGCGCGTCCCGGGCGCCGTCGGCTTCCCGCTGCCCGGCGTCTCCGTGCGCGTCACCGATCCCGAGACGGCCAAGGAGCTCGCGCGCGACGAGATCGGCATGATCGAGGTGAAGGGCCCGAACGTGTTCAAGGGCTATTGGCGGATGCCGGAGAAAACCAAATCGGAATTCCGCGACGATGGGTTCTTCATCACCGGCGACCTCGGCAAGATCGACACCCAGGGCTACGTCCACATCGTCGGCCGCGGCAAGGACCTCGTGATCTCCGGCGGCTTCAACGTCTACCCGAAGGAGATCGAGAGCGAGATCGACGCCATGCCGGGCGTGGTCGAATCCGCCGTCATCGGCGTGCCGCATGCCGATTTCGGCGAGGGCGTCACCGCCGTTGTCGTGAAGCATCCCGGCGCCGATGTGAACGAGGCCGGCGTGCTCAAGGGCCTCGACGGCCGGCTCGCGAAATTCAAGATGCCCAAGCGCGTCTTCGTGGTCGAGGAGCTGCCGCGCAACACCATGGGCAAGGTGCAGAAGAACGTGCTGCGTGATCAGTACAAGGACATCTATACCAAGTGA
- a CDS encoding DUF3658 domain-containing protein, which produces MTRKQAEEIQRHLLDTSRALGRAGAAIADLGETDRQALTDRLAGVSSQLYFDLFEYINERHPDLTVWLESVPTAHVLSWDEVSLPPGVAESELDDLIFSLLKPDWRKTAMILAMASGRCEQLFVSLDIVAARIRALAEAGRIDHQGDLRRWRASEVRLPSSDG; this is translated from the coding sequence ATGACGCGCAAGCAGGCCGAGGAGATCCAGCGTCATCTGCTCGACACCTCGCGCGCGCTCGGACGGGCCGGGGCGGCCATCGCCGATCTCGGTGAGACAGATCGCCAAGCTCTGACCGACCGGCTAGCTGGCGTGTCGTCGCAGCTCTATTTCGATCTGTTCGAATACATCAACGAACGGCATCCCGACTTGACGGTGTGGCTCGAGTCCGTGCCGACGGCGCATGTGCTGAGCTGGGACGAGGTCAGCCTGCCGCCGGGGGTCGCCGAGTCCGAGCTCGACGATCTGATCTTTTCGCTGCTGAAGCCTGATTGGCGGAAGACTGCAATGATCCTCGCGATGGCCTCCGGGCGCTGCGAGCAGCTCTTTGTCTCGCTCGACATTGTCGCAGCACGGATCCGCGCGCTGGCAGAGGCTGGCCGCATCGACCACCAGGGCGACCTTCGCAGGTGGCGCGCCAGCGAGGTGCGGCTGCCTAGCTCAGATGGATAG
- the sdhC gene encoding succinate dehydrogenase, cytochrome b556 subunit codes for MTARIERPLSPHLQTYRWTLTMILSIVHRATGVALYFGTLLLAWWLIAAASGPSAYSYVQGFMGSFLGRLIVFGYTWALLHHLLSGIRHFVWDLGYGFKPSERETLTWGALIGGISLTVLVWIVAYAVGGGR; via the coding sequence ATGACAGCCAGGATCGAACGACCGCTTTCGCCGCATCTGCAAACCTACCGCTGGACGCTGACGATGATCTTGTCGATCGTCCATCGCGCCACCGGGGTTGCACTGTATTTCGGGACGCTGCTGCTGGCCTGGTGGTTGATCGCCGCCGCGTCCGGTCCCAGCGCCTACTCTTATGTCCAGGGCTTCATGGGCAGCTTCCTCGGCCGTCTGATCGTGTTCGGCTACACCTGGGCGCTGCTCCACCATCTGCTCTCCGGCATTCGCCACTTCGTCTGGGACCTCGGCTACGGCTTCAAGCCGAGCGAGCGTGAGACTTTGACCTGGGGCGCACTGATCGGCGGCATCTCCCTGACCGTTCTGGTGTGGATCGTGGCTTACGCAGTCGGAGGCGGTCGATGA
- the sdhD gene encoding succinate dehydrogenase, hydrophobic membrane anchor protein, protein MRTPLGRVRNLGAAHSGTGDFWRQRITAVAMTLLIVPVVVVVIMLLGRNQAGAAQILGSLPIALIMLLFVAASCWHMKIGMQVIIEDYVHNEPLKLIAIMANNFFSVTVAIASIYALIKLSTGV, encoded by the coding sequence ATGCGGACCCCGCTGGGCCGCGTCCGCAATCTCGGCGCCGCTCACTCCGGCACCGGCGACTTCTGGCGTCAGCGTATCACCGCCGTCGCGATGACCCTGCTGATCGTTCCCGTCGTCGTTGTCGTGATCATGCTGCTCGGCCGCAACCAGGCCGGCGCGGCGCAGATCCTCGGTTCGCTGCCGATCGCGCTGATCATGCTGCTGTTCGTGGCCGCCAGCTGCTGGCACATGAAAATCGGCATGCAGGTGATCATCGAGGACTACGTGCACAACGAGCCGCTCAAGCTCATCGCCATCATGGCCAACAATTTCTTCTCCGTGACCGTGGCAATCGCCTCGATCTACGCCCTCATCAAACTGTCCACTGGAGTCTAG